From Apium graveolens cultivar Ventura chromosome 9, ASM990537v1, whole genome shotgun sequence, the proteins below share one genomic window:
- the LOC141686674 gene encoding polygalacturonase QRT3-like: MTMLRVLILLICMIIAHAYRDSLLPEYRFSGSQYVKQVHKMQAFKESFAQRQSITPSQVSETQGSSRVFHVTSYGADPSGKNDSTTEILNAISDAARDPGNGILYKNIVNLGGARIDLDGGNYKISRPLRLPVAGRGNLMIQGGTLTASEDFPTDGYLIDLSDPSSSGLEYNYEYVTLKDLMLDSNFRGGGIQVIKSLRTGIDNCYITHFTSYGILVQGGHETYIRSSFLGQHITAGGDPGERSFSGTAISLSGNDNAVTDVVIFSAATGILISGQANTISGVHCYNKATGFGGTGIYLKLPGLTQTRIINSYFDYTGIVAEDPVQLHISSSFFLGDAFIVLKSINGVARGVNIVDNMFSGSGKGVDIVQLDERNRNFNDIDQVVVDRNNARGMNVKATVAIGTTNGNDANDTSWTVDLNQALLFPNRVKSVHYSLIAGGDTFPNHALRNVTDNRIVVQSNVPVQATISVIVDQ; the protein is encoded by the exons ATGACAATGTTAAGGGTTTTGATATTGTTGATTTGCATGATCATAGCTCATGCCTACCGGGATAGTTTGTTGCCGGAATATCGTTTTTCCGGCAGCCAATACGTTAAACAAGTACACAAGATGCAAGCTTTTAAAGAGTCTTTTGCTCAACGTCAATCAATAACACCATCACAA GTAAGTGAGACACAAGGGTCATCACGAGTGTTTCATGTGACATCTTATGGTGCGGACCCAAGTGGTAAAAATGATAGTACAACTGAAATTCTTAATGCAATTTCTGATGCGGCTCGAGATCCGGGGAACGGAATCTTGTACAAGAATATTGTTAATCTCGGAGGAGCAAGAATCGATCTCGATGGTGGAAATTACAAAATTAGCCGCCCCTTAAGGCTGCCGGTCGCCGGCAGAGGTAACCTCATG ATACAAGGAGGAACTTTAACAGCCTCGGAAGATTTTCCAACAGATGGTTACCTAATTGATTTATCAGATCCATCTTCTTCAGGACTAGAGTACAATTATGAATATGTGACTTTAAAAGACCTTATGTTAGACTCAAACTTCAGGGGAGGAGGAATTCAAGTTATAAAATCACTCAGAACTGGAATTGATAATTGTTACATTACACATTTCACTAGCTATGGCATTCTTGTCCAAGGCGGTCATGAGACCTACATTCGAAGCTCTTTCTTAGGCCAGCATATCACTGCTGGTGGTGATCCTGGAGAAAGAAGCTTCTCTGGAACTGCAATAAGCCTGAGCGGAAACGACAATGCTGTAACAGATGTGGTTATTTTTTCAGCTGCAACAGGGATTCTTATAAGCGGCCAAGCTAATACAATTTCTGGGGTACATTGCTATAATAAGGCGACGGGTTTTGGGGGTACAGGGATTTATCTAAAATTGCCTGGTCTAACTCAAACCAGGATTATAAACTCCTACTTTGATTATACAGGAATTGTCGCAGAAGACCCTGTACAACTTCACATTTCTAGTAGTTTCTTTCTAGGGGACGCGTTTATTGTCCTGAAATCGATAAATGGAGTTGCACGTGGAGTTAACATTGTTGATAACATGTTTTCGGGGTCTGGTAAAGGAGTAGACATTGTACAATTGGACGAAAGAAACAGAAATTTTAACGACATTGATCAAGTAGTTGTTGATAGGAATAACGCCAGAGGAATGAATGTCAAGGCAACAGTTGCTATAGGTACAACGAACGGAAATGATGCAAATGATACATCCTGGACTGTCGATCTTAATCAAGCTCTGCTATTCCCTAATCGTGTAAAATCCGTACATTATTCGTTAATAGCAGGGGGAGATACGTTTCCTAATCATGCTTTACGTAATGTGACAGATAATCGAATTGTTGTCCAGTCGAATGTGCCTGTTCAAGCAACCATTTCTGTGATTGTGGATCAGTGA